From a region of the Paenibacillus lutimineralis genome:
- the rbfA gene encoding 30S ribosome-binding factor RbfA encodes MAKNRTGRVGEEIKKELSVMIQRELKDPRIGFVTVTGVDVTSDLSQAKVYLSVFGDEEQKKDTLKALDKATGFLRTEIGKRIRLRHTPELIFKIDESIAYGSRIEKLLDEISEEGEN; translated from the coding sequence ATGGCTAAGAATCGTACCGGCCGGGTAGGCGAAGAGATCAAGAAAGAACTTAGCGTGATGATCCAGCGTGAATTGAAGGATCCGCGCATTGGATTTGTTACGGTGACAGGCGTCGATGTGACAAGTGATTTATCGCAAGCAAAAGTGTATTTAAGTGTGTTTGGCGATGAAGAACAGAAGAAAGATACGCTCAAAGCGTTAGACAAAGCAACTGGTTTCTTGCGAACCGAAATCGGTAAGCGGATCAGATTGCGGCATACACCTGAGCTGATCTTCAAGATCGACGAGTCGATCGCTTACGGTAGCCGCATCGAGAAACTGCTCGATGAAATTTCTGAAGAAGGCGAAAATTAA
- the infB gene encoding translation initiation factor IF-2 → MSKQENKDKLRVYEYAKSLNMSSKEIITILKRLNIPVNNHMSVMENDTVTKVEQFFKDIKSNAAAKRDGGGRNEASSKPASANAKPEPAKSGSDHHGNQAHASSTNQVTSNNKNQQEKQVSMNTKTNSNRPSATGSNTASQDRSQRSNGGSQQGSRPQQGSRPQQGSRPQQNSNQPGNRGQQSGRPQGQAGGGQQRTNSSQQTRSTSAPSTQSSSDKGGKKFDREKPAFNNDRGNNGSNGQNQGAKKGKFTNNNNNNNNKSKGFDDRQGGYRNNRGGRGGKGGRGGNQQPPREKIDNTPKKIIVRGTMTVGEAAKLLHKDASEVIKKLMLLGVMAAINQELDIETILLLAGDFGVEVEVKIPVEDDRFETVEEVDDEADLKERPPVVTIMGHVDHGKTTLLDAIRSTNVSSGEAGGITQHIGAYQVEINGKKISFLDTPGHEAFTAMRARGAQLTDITIIVVAADDGVMPQTVEAINHAKAAGLPIIVAVNKIDKPEANPDKVKQELTEYELVPEEWGGDTIFVNVSAKQRMGLEDLLEMILLVAEVNEYKANPNKRARGAVIEAELDKNRGPVARVLVQHGTFKVGDAFVAGNCFGRVRAMVNDKGRRIKEAGPSTPIEITGLNEVPQAGDPFMVFEDERKARSIADKRATTERQTSLGANTRVTLDDLFRHIKEGEIKDLNVIIKADVQGSVEALKGSLEKIEVEGVRVKIIHSGAGAITESDIILAAASNAIVIGFNVRPDSQTKATAEQESVDIRLHRVIYNAIEEIEQAMKGMLDPVYKEAVIGHAEVRNTFKVSKVGTIAGCMVTSGKITRSAEARLIRDGIVVYEGKIDSLKRFKDDAKEVAQGYECGITLDNYHDVKEGDVIEAFIMETVEPK, encoded by the coding sequence TTGAGTAAACAAGAGAACAAAGATAAACTCAGAGTCTATGAATATGCGAAGTCACTTAATATGAGCAGCAAGGAAATTATAACCATTCTTAAGCGCCTTAATATCCCAGTTAACAATCACATGAGCGTTATGGAGAATGATACCGTTACGAAGGTGGAACAATTCTTCAAGGATATTAAGAGTAATGCAGCAGCCAAACGTGATGGAGGCGGGCGTAATGAGGCTTCGTCTAAGCCGGCTTCAGCCAACGCCAAGCCAGAACCAGCGAAGAGTGGATCTGATCATCATGGGAACCAGGCCCACGCTTCGTCAACGAATCAAGTAACAAGTAATAACAAAAATCAACAAGAAAAGCAGGTAAGCATGAATACAAAAACAAATTCCAATAGACCATCTGCCACAGGCAGCAATACAGCGTCACAAGATAGAAGTCAACGTTCTAACGGGGGGAGCCAGCAAGGCTCACGTCCGCAGCAAGGCTCACGTCCGCAGCAAGGCTCACGTCCACAGCAGAATTCGAACCAACCTGGGAACCGTGGCCAGCAATCAGGCCGTCCTCAGGGGCAAGCAGGTGGCGGACAACAACGTACCAATTCATCACAGCAAACTCGCAGCACTTCTGCTCCTTCAACGCAGTCTAGTTCCGATAAGGGTGGCAAGAAGTTTGACCGCGAGAAGCCCGCATTTAACAATGACCGTGGCAATAATGGCAGCAATGGACAGAACCAAGGCGCCAAAAAAGGCAAATTCACGAATAACAATAACAATAACAATAATAAGTCCAAGGGCTTCGATGATCGCCAAGGCGGATATAGAAACAATCGTGGCGGCAGAGGCGGCAAGGGCGGTAGAGGTGGAAATCAACAGCCTCCGCGTGAGAAGATTGATAATACACCGAAGAAAATCATTGTGCGTGGCACGATGACCGTTGGTGAGGCGGCCAAGCTCCTGCATAAGGATGCTTCTGAAGTAATTAAGAAGCTTATGCTGCTCGGCGTCATGGCAGCAATCAACCAGGAGCTTGATATTGAAACGATCCTGCTACTGGCCGGCGACTTCGGGGTAGAAGTAGAAGTGAAGATTCCTGTTGAGGATGATCGCTTCGAGACGGTTGAGGAAGTCGATGATGAAGCAGACTTGAAAGAACGTCCGCCAGTCGTTACGATTATGGGTCACGTTGACCACGGTAAGACGACATTGCTTGATGCCATCCGCTCAACGAATGTGTCCAGTGGAGAAGCAGGCGGCATCACTCAGCATATTGGCGCGTATCAAGTTGAAATTAACGGTAAGAAAATTTCGTTCCTTGATACACCGGGTCACGAAGCGTTTACAGCGATGCGTGCTCGCGGTGCGCAATTGACGGATATTACGATTATCGTAGTTGCTGCAGATGACGGCGTCATGCCGCAGACCGTTGAGGCGATTAACCATGCCAAGGCTGCAGGCCTGCCGATTATCGTCGCTGTCAATAAGATCGATAAACCAGAAGCTAATCCAGATAAGGTGAAGCAAGAATTGACCGAATACGAACTCGTTCCAGAGGAATGGGGCGGAGATACGATCTTCGTAAACGTATCAGCCAAGCAAAGAATGGGTCTTGAGGATCTGCTTGAGATGATTCTTCTCGTAGCAGAAGTTAACGAGTATAAGGCAAATCCTAACAAGCGTGCCCGTGGAGCAGTCATTGAGGCTGAGCTTGATAAGAATCGCGGACCGGTTGCACGGGTGCTCGTGCAGCATGGTACATTTAAAGTTGGGGATGCATTCGTAGCCGGCAATTGCTTCGGCCGCGTGCGTGCCATGGTGAATGACAAAGGACGCCGCATTAAGGAAGCGGGGCCTTCAACGCCGATTGAAATTACCGGTCTGAATGAAGTTCCGCAAGCTGGCGATCCGTTCATGGTGTTTGAGGATGAGCGCAAGGCTCGTTCGATCGCCGATAAACGGGCAACGACCGAACGTCAAACCTCGCTTGGTGCAAATACCCGCGTTACGCTTGACGACCTGTTCCGCCACATCAAGGAAGGCGAGATTAAGGATCTGAACGTTATTATCAAAGCCGACGTCCAAGGTTCGGTTGAGGCTCTTAAGGGATCGCTTGAGAAGATCGAGGTTGAAGGCGTACGCGTGAAGATTATTCATAGCGGTGCCGGAGCGATTACCGAATCGGATATTATTTTGGCAGCGGCATCGAACGCGATTGTTATCGGCTTTAACGTTCGTCCGGATAGTCAGACTAAAGCGACTGCAGAGCAAGAAAGTGTAGATATTAGACTTCATCGCGTCATTTACAATGCCATCGAAGAGATTGAGCAGGCGATGAAGGGAATGCTTGATCCGGTTTATAAAGAAGCGGTTATCGGGCATGCTGAAGTAAGAAATACGTTCAAGGTTAGCAAGGTCGGGACGATTGCAGGTTGTATGGTTACTTCCGGCAAGATTACCCGTTCGGCAGAAGCTCGCTTGATTCGCGACGGCATCGTGGTGTATGAGGGCAAGATCGATTCCCTCAAACGCTTCAAGGATGATGCTAAGGAAGTGGCTCAAGGCTATGAGTGCGGTATTACCTTGGACAATTACCACGATGTTAAAGAGGGCGACGTGATCGAAGCATTTATTATGGAAACCGTCGAACCTAAGTAA
- the rimP gene encoding ribosome maturation factor RimP — MSTPKIKAAVEQMVMPYLEENGFELVDIEYVKEGSNWFLRVFVDKDGGIDIDDCGRISEYLSEKLDENDPIPSAYFLEVSSPGAERPLKKADDIVKAVGKDVFVTTYEPVNGLKEFEGRLLSFENDELVIEIGKQKHAVSYSKVASARLAIIF, encoded by the coding sequence TTGAGCACACCGAAAATCAAAGCGGCCGTAGAACAGATGGTAATGCCTTATCTCGAGGAGAACGGCTTTGAATTGGTTGATATTGAATATGTAAAGGAAGGCAGCAATTGGTTTTTGCGTGTCTTCGTTGACAAGGACGGCGGCATCGACATTGATGACTGCGGCCGGATCAGCGAATATCTCAGCGAGAAGCTGGATGAGAATGATCCGATCCCATCCGCGTACTTCCTTGAAGTCTCCTCGCCTGGTGCGGAGCGGCCGTTGAAGAAAGCGGACGATATAGTCAAAGCCGTAGGCAAGGATGTATTTGTCACTACATACGAGCCGGTGAATGGCCTGAAGGAATTTGAGGGACGCCTTCTCTCTTTTGAGAATGACGAGCTCGTCATTGAAATCGGCAAGCAGAAACATGCCGTATCGTATAGTAAAGTTGCTAGCGCCAGATTGGCGATTATTTTTTAA
- the rnpM gene encoding RNase P modulator RnpM: protein MKAKKIPMRKCVACQQMMPKKSLIRVVRSPEGEVSIDLTGKKSGRGAYLCGQVACFKLAHKNRALDRALKATVGAEVYEQLAHDFLAIEDEFHLSQEQEEEDSDE from the coding sequence ATGAAAGCTAAAAAAATACCAATGCGCAAATGCGTAGCTTGCCAGCAAATGATGCCGAAAAAATCGTTGATTCGCGTCGTTCGTTCACCAGAGGGTGAGGTTTCGATTGATCTGACTGGCAAAAAATCGGGGCGTGGTGCTTATCTTTGCGGACAGGTTGCTTGCTTTAAGCTCGCCCATAAGAACCGCGCGCTGGATCGTGCCTTGAAGGCTACGGTAGGAGCAGAGGTCTACGAACAGTTGGCCCATGATTTCCTGGCGATCGAGGATGAGTTCCATCTTAGCCAGGAGCAGGAAGAGGAAGATAGCGATGAGTAA
- the nusA gene encoding transcription termination factor NusA, translating into MSMDFIEALNDLEREKGISKDILFEAIEAALISSYKRNFNTAQNVRVDMNRHTGSIRVFARKLIVEEVLDPRTEISLHSAREINPSFQLDDVAEIEVTPRDFGRIAAQTAKQVVTQRIREAERGLIYNAFVEKEEDIVTGIVQRQDLRNVYVDLGKIEAHLPLNELMPGEKFKHGDRIKAYITKVENTTKGPQILLSRTHPGLLKRLFELEVPEIFDGVVEIRSVAREAGFRSKIAVYSRNSEVDPVGSCVGPKGTRVQTIVNELHGEKIDIVRYSDNIEEYVANALSPSKVLEVQVFEAEKMARVIVPDYQLSLAIGIKGQNARLAAKLTGWKIDIKSETQAEEEFGREKTEQDEMPQDSISID; encoded by the coding sequence ATGAGTATGGATTTTATCGAAGCCTTGAATGATTTGGAAAGGGAAAAAGGGATCAGCAAAGATATATTGTTTGAAGCTATTGAAGCAGCACTGATCTCCAGCTATAAACGGAATTTTAATACGGCGCAGAACGTTCGTGTAGATATGAATCGTCATACGGGATCTATTAGAGTATTTGCGCGCAAGCTCATTGTTGAAGAAGTTCTCGATCCTCGCACAGAAATTTCGCTGCATTCAGCACGCGAGATCAACCCTAGCTTCCAACTGGACGATGTAGCGGAAATTGAAGTAACGCCTAGAGATTTCGGACGGATCGCGGCGCAGACGGCGAAGCAGGTGGTAACCCAACGTATTCGTGAAGCGGAGCGTGGACTGATCTATAACGCTTTTGTCGAGAAGGAAGAGGATATCGTTACAGGTATCGTACAGCGTCAGGATCTGCGTAATGTCTATGTCGACCTTGGCAAGATTGAAGCGCATCTTCCACTGAATGAATTAATGCCTGGTGAGAAGTTCAAGCACGGCGACCGGATCAAAGCGTATATTACAAAGGTTGAGAATACAACCAAAGGGCCGCAAATCTTGTTATCCCGTACGCATCCTGGTTTGTTGAAGCGTTTGTTCGAGCTGGAAGTTCCTGAGATTTTCGATGGCGTAGTTGAAATTCGTTCTGTTGCTCGCGAAGCTGGATTCCGTTCGAAGATCGCTGTCTATTCCCGCAATAGTGAAGTAGATCCGGTCGGCTCTTGTGTTGGTCCGAAGGGTACACGCGTGCAGACGATTGTGAACGAACTTCATGGGGAAAAGATCGACATCGTACGCTATTCCGACAATATTGAGGAGTATGTAGCTAATGCACTTAGCCCTTCCAAGGTGCTGGAGGTACAAGTGTTCGAGGCTGAGAAGATGGCTCGTGTTATTGTACCGGATTATCAGCTCTCGCTGGCGATCGGCATTAAGGGGCAGAATGCGAGACTTGCTGCTAAGCTGACAGGCTGGAAGATCGATATTAAGAGTGAGACCCAGGCAGAGGAAGAGTTCGGTAGAGAGAAGACCGAGCAGGATGAAATGCCGCAGGACTCTATATCTATAGATTAA
- a CDS encoding L7Ae/L30e/S12e/Gadd45 family ribosomal protein, with product MSKMLSRLGLAMRAGKLVTGDEIVMKAIRSREAKLVIVAGDASNNTHKKFRDKCGTYKVPLIIGPDRIRLGSSIGKPERVVIALTDQGFADMIREEIEKTPEVEYIE from the coding sequence ATGAGTAAAATGTTGTCCCGGCTTGGCCTGGCAATGCGTGCTGGCAAGTTGGTGACCGGTGATGAGATCGTAATGAAAGCCATTCGGTCCAGGGAGGCCAAACTGGTTATCGTTGCGGGGGACGCTTCAAATAATACCCACAAGAAATTCCGCGATAAATGCGGCACATACAAAGTCCCTTTGATCATCGGGCCGGATCGGATCCGCCTTGGTTCAAGTATTGGAAAACCAGAGCGGGTCGTAATAGCACTGACGGATCAAGGGTTTGCCGATATGATTCGAGAAGAAATCGAGAAAACGCCGGAGGTGGAGTATATTGAGTAA